The Hylaeus volcanicus isolate JK05 unplaced genomic scaffold, UHH_iyHylVolc1.0_haploid 12192, whole genome shotgun sequence genome contains a region encoding:
- the LOC128882831 gene encoding uncharacterized protein LOC128882831, with translation MEDFVVMEHLRHKWNALKAPKKEEAWIKLTSEVSKERYQQNMEKKVQNPQENNQWDTEPSNIEIMMAINSQRGKKSAPGEDRVDFKIIAELPPFMTEIFCEIVKESWRYGSIPQDWKKGRIYFLEKPEATNNLDETQAGFRRRRSTLDNLNRTVMEIKQNSREGKTTATAFIDIKGAYDNVDFGILLRILESRGCPKKMYADDIAIITTLNKIATTTSNIQKGISRLGDFLAERKLFISEEKTKVVFYGTNNKISEVKVKINNQTKELKVDNSEKFLGLQIDNKLNFEKHMDTIIGKIKKRICIIKYLCHGNKGIKQSYALMLTRALLSSVMEYAAPVY, from the exons ATGGAGGACTTTGTAGTGATGGAACATCTTAGACATAAATGGAATGCCCTAAAAGCcccaaaaaaagaagaagccTGGATAAAACTCACCTCAGAGGTATCTAAGGAAAGATATCAGCAAAATATGGAGAAAA AGGTTCAAAACCCACAGGAAAACAATCAATGGGATACGGAACCGAGTAACATAGAGATAATGATGGCTATAAATAGTCAACGGGGTAAAAAATCGGCACCAGGGGAGGACAGGGTGGATTTTAAGATTATAGCAGAACTTCCACCTTTCAtgacagaaatattttgtgaaattgtaaagGAAAGTTGGAGATATGGTTCTATCCCGCAAGATtggaagaaaggaagaatATATTTCCTGGAAAAGCCTG AAGCTACGAACAATTTGGACGAAACTCAAGCGGGTTTCAGACGCAGAAGATCCACCTTAGATAACTTAAATCGTACAGTTATGgaaatcaaacaaaatagTAGGGAAGGAAAAACGACCGCCACGGCATTCATAGATATTAAGGGCGCCTATGACAACGTAGATTTTGGAATATTGCTACGTATTCTAGAATCTCGAGGATGTCCCAAGAAAATG TATGCCGATGATATTGCAATAATAActacattaaacaaaatagcTACGACCACCTCTAATATACAAAAAGGAATATCGCGGCTCGGCGATTTTCTGgcagaaagaaaattgttcatCTCGGAGGAAAAAACCAAGGTAGTATTTTACGGAACCAACAACAAAATCAGCGAagttaaagtaaaaattaataaccaaACTAAGGAACTTAAAGTGGACAACTCAGAAAAATTTTTAGGTCTTCAAATAGACAACAAACTCAATTTTGAGAAACATATGGATACAATTATAggcaaaataaagaaacgtatatgcataataaaatatctgtgCCATGGAAATAAAGGCATTAAACAGAGCTACGCACTCATGTTGACTAGAGCATTGTTATCATCCGTGATGGAATATGCGGCACCAGTCTATTGA